The following are encoded together in the Thermoanaerobaculia bacterium genome:
- a CDS encoding tetratricopeptide repeat protein, producing MTRILTVFFFILALAWGCFGQVYMSQMNPDVPLDAQILELVRRIETNPDNPGLHNDLGVKLQARRFPKDAMREFKKAIEADKTFYPAWYNLGVYYLENGQRFKALRALKKTLKLKKGHDLAEYHLGDLYYAWGMTKRAVRHYAKAFKINQHVFDLSYNPSALNNEVLSLVAEYYYRKYRGSNVVPYQETPDSLRLKMEEIEKAKEAERQAALEAQSKAEAEAQKKAEEAKPAQPEDAPKPEEARKASPEETQQAPPQPPQKPERPSRRPMQKP from the coding sequence GTGACCCGCATTTTAACAGTGTTTTTTTTCATCCTCGCCCTGGCATGGGGATGTTTTGGCCAGGTTTATATGAGTCAGATGAACCCGGATGTGCCCCTGGATGCCCAGATCCTGGAACTTGTTCGACGTATTGAGACAAACCCGGATAACCCCGGCCTTCATAATGATCTCGGAGTAAAGCTTCAGGCCCGACGCTTTCCCAAGGATGCCATGCGCGAGTTCAAGAAGGCCATTGAGGCGGATAAGACCTTTTATCCCGCATGGTACAACCTTGGTGTGTACTATCTGGAAAACGGGCAACGCTTCAAGGCATTGCGCGCTTTGAAAAAAACCTTAAAACTGAAAAAGGGACACGACCTGGCTGAATACCACCTGGGAGATCTTTACTATGCCTGGGGAATGACGAAACGGGCGGTCCGGCACTACGCCAAGGCGTTCAAGATCAATCAACATGTATTTGATCTTTCCTACAATCCTTCCGCACTTAATAATGAAGTTCTTTCGCTTGTTGCCGAGTACTATTACCGGAAATACCGGGGATCGAATGTCGTTCCCTACCAGGAAACTCCAGACAGTCTCCGGCTGAAAATGGAAGAAATTGAAAAAGCGAAAGAGGCAGAGCGCCAGGCTGCACTGGAAGCCCAGAGCAAGGCTGAAGCTGAAGCTCAGAAAAAGGCGGAGGAGGCAAAACCTGCTCAGCCAGAAGATGCTCCCAAACCGGAGGAAGCCAGGAAAGCCTCTCCTGAAGAAACCCAGCAGGCACCACCCCAGCCACCCCAGAAACCTGAAAGGCCTAGCCGCCGACCGATGCAGAAGCCGTAA
- the selA gene encoding L-seryl-tRNA(Sec) selenium transferase, which yields MVKGTQAPRKIPAVGRLLESASFSNLIDLFGHGRVAETLREILDMVRRDVMDRHASIPSEKDLATQVKERLQSPLRRVVNATGILIHTHLGRSPLPLLPPGEMEGYSTLEMDLSDGSRGDRNFLTVNLLKHLTGAQAGLVVNNNAAAVFLMLKTWCEGREVLVSRGELVEIGGSFRVPEILRESGAILREVGTTNRTHLRDFHDAMGERTSAILRTHPSNYRIQGFTSSPSHTELASLAADHGIHYFVDQGCGIVSDLRSFGVQDEPTVREIVNSGADAVCFSGDKLLGGPQAGIIVGKKTILDKMHKHPLFRTFRPGKETYHFLTRVLEFHLSGRTSEIPLYGMALTSLSKLRRRGRKIFKGVTNPLLSLAIVSMDAQFGGGTTPLVNLPSLGIEVMPPEEKEESLFTHLLHSDPPVVATHREGRVFLNLLSVNPNQINDLVRALNSYQ from the coding sequence ATGGTCAAGGGTACGCAAGCACCTCGAAAGATTCCAGCTGTCGGTCGGCTTCTTGAATCTGCTTCATTTTCAAACCTGATAGACTTGTTCGGGCATGGAAGAGTGGCGGAGACCCTGCGTGAGATCCTCGATATGGTACGCAGGGACGTAATGGATCGTCATGCATCCATCCCTTCGGAGAAAGATCTGGCTACCCAGGTCAAAGAAAGGCTGCAGTCTCCGTTACGAAGGGTCGTCAATGCCACGGGCATCCTGATTCACACCCATCTTGGCCGATCTCCGCTTCCCCTTCTTCCCCCCGGGGAGATGGAGGGATACAGCACACTGGAGATGGACCTGTCCGATGGGAGTCGCGGGGATCGAAACTTTTTAACGGTAAATCTATTGAAGCACCTGACCGGGGCCCAAGCCGGACTGGTCGTGAATAACAATGCTGCCGCCGTCTTCCTCATGCTGAAAACATGGTGCGAGGGCAGGGAAGTACTTGTTTCCCGGGGTGAGCTGGTGGAAATCGGCGGCAGTTTCCGTGTCCCGGAGATCCTGCGTGAGAGTGGAGCCATTCTGCGAGAAGTTGGAACCACCAACCGCACCCACCTCAGGGATTTTCACGATGCCATGGGAGAACGGACCTCCGCCATCCTTCGCACCCATCCTTCCAATTACCGGATCCAGGGATTTACATCCTCTCCCTCCCACACCGAACTGGCATCTCTGGCTGCTGACCATGGGATTCACTACTTCGTGGATCAGGGATGCGGCATTGTCTCCGATCTCCGTTCTTTCGGCGTTCAGGACGAGCCGACGGTCAGGGAGATTGTAAACTCCGGGGCCGATGCCGTATGTTTCTCCGGAGACAAGCTCCTGGGTGGTCCTCAGGCAGGCATCATCGTGGGAAAAAAAACCATCCTGGATAAAATGCACAAACATCCCCTCTTTCGAACCTTCCGTCCCGGCAAGGAGACCTACCATTTCCTCACCCGGGTTCTGGAGTTCCATCTGTCCGGGCGGACGTCCGAGATCCCGCTTTACGGTATGGCATTGACGTCACTTTCGAAACTTCGCCGCCGAGGAAGAAAGATCTTCAAGGGTGTAACAAACCCGCTGCTGTCTCTTGCGATTGTATCCATGGATGCCCAGTTTGGTGGAGGAACGACACCCCTTGTGAATCTCCCCTCCCTGGGGATTGAAGTCATGCCTCCAGAGGAGAAAGAGGAATCCCTTTTCACCCACCTCTTACACAGCGACCCTCCCGTGGTTGCTACCCACCGGGAGGGCCGGGTCTTTCTGAATCTCTTATCGGTGAACCCGAACCAGATCAACGATCTGGTTCGAGCTCTGAACTCGTATCAATAA
- a CDS encoding pilus assembly PilX N-terminal domain-containing protein yields the protein MKALQSAKMKRGSALLVALMVMVVLSLTGLTFLYVSDTENAISNNYARALETLYTAQSGIYLVNQWYQSNAGTFSPGGAGLRPRLADMTLNARPGATDGSGSGTDTTYKNGVQANFFERPFSGAVDTPAVYNQFFGTEDTPDMVIDIDGNGADYLAEMNDKLFGTDSQPDSKKVRISKLEIYAPPMSPYADNPTFYDATKDPARNTAFGVCTVKVTAEMLQGSNVVATRVVQGVISDINYSTSNVALDTGGSLEVNGAAMVHWGHARAESNYAHNNWNHFGIGAVWWIDPTTNMVEPCSACYGDATGQPMEGITMYDPWFMFRSRGSFEIGTGAGNFTLPTGLGACTGNAVAYTPRAYTGVSPWNDPTVGFDSTLINPALCTPHTSKGAIDVAYNVFACDPNVAFGGGFRGYTYWKNIVTKLAKDNPKVKYLRPVAVDADLWETGDGTQNTFEGWTNGQEGIFFFESLDGQAPRNDLSNVVTAEINIKGGWWSKGVIYLNATDFRMTGGMGSGSTTTFQAPAEPLYEPWPDSKNKVYDHPDERWLNLQYSTSIPSNPCCTGLYTVSAAAAGQTNNAGDTTTGWDRWGYVNPNTKFSFEGIFYTTADLRFTGGYNFYGSLMARAIGDGSGSASGGLEIYYKDSLSFGDLGITGLPNTLVDQIIFDY from the coding sequence ATGAAAGCACTGCAATCAGCCAAGATGAAACGGGGAAGCGCTCTCCTGGTGGCGTTGATGGTCATGGTGGTCCTGTCCCTGACCGGGCTCACCTTCCTCTACGTCTCCGACACGGAAAACGCGATTTCCAACAACTATGCACGTGCCCTGGAAACTCTGTACACGGCACAATCTGGGATCTATCTGGTCAACCAGTGGTACCAGTCCAATGCGGGTACCTTCTCCCCCGGGGGCGCCGGACTCCGTCCCCGTCTCGCCGACATGACACTCAACGCACGGCCGGGCGCAACGGATGGATCGGGATCGGGAACGGATACGACGTATAAAAATGGTGTCCAGGCCAACTTTTTCGAGCGGCCTTTCTCCGGAGCTGTGGACACTCCGGCAGTGTACAACCAGTTTTTCGGGACAGAAGATACACCCGACATGGTGATCGATATTGACGGAAACGGTGCCGATTACCTTGCGGAGATGAACGACAAGCTTTTTGGCACGGACAGCCAGCCTGACAGCAAAAAGGTCCGGATCTCCAAGCTGGAAATTTACGCTCCTCCCATGTCGCCCTATGCCGATAATCCCACCTTTTATGATGCGACAAAGGATCCGGCACGGAATACGGCCTTCGGTGTCTGCACGGTGAAGGTGACCGCGGAGATGCTCCAGGGGAGCAACGTGGTGGCGACGCGTGTCGTGCAGGGTGTCATCTCCGATATCAACTACTCCACCTCCAACGTGGCTCTCGATACGGGGGGGTCCCTGGAAGTCAACGGGGCCGCCATGGTCCACTGGGGCCATGCCCGGGCGGAAAGCAACTATGCACATAACAACTGGAACCACTTCGGGATCGGGGCAGTCTGGTGGATCGACCCCACGACGAACATGGTGGAGCCCTGTTCCGCCTGTTACGGTGATGCCACGGGTCAGCCCATGGAAGGCATCACGATGTATGATCCGTGGTTCATGTTCCGTTCAAGGGGCTCCTTTGAGATCGGGACCGGTGCCGGGAATTTCACCCTGCCCACCGGCCTGGGTGCCTGCACGGGAAATGCCGTGGCTTACACTCCCAGGGCCTACACCGGTGTATCTCCCTGGAACGATCCAACGGTAGGATTTGACTCTACCCTCATCAATCCCGCCCTTTGCACTCCCCACACGTCCAAGGGGGCGATTGACGTGGCTTACAACGTCTTTGCCTGTGACCCCAACGTAGCCTTCGGTGGCGGTTTCCGGGGTTACACCTACTGGAAAAACATCGTCACCAAGCTGGCCAAGGACAACCCCAAGGTGAAATATCTTCGCCCTGTTGCCGTCGATGCAGACCTCTGGGAAACGGGGGACGGGACGCAGAACACCTTTGAGGGCTGGACCAACGGCCAGGAGGGGATCTTCTTCTTTGAATCGCTGGACGGTCAGGCGCCCAGGAATGACCTCTCCAACGTTGTAACCGCTGAGATCAATATCAAGGGTGGGTGGTGGTCCAAGGGAGTTATCTACCTGAACGCGACGGATTTCCGGATGACCGGCGGTATGGGCTCGGGATCCACGACAACCTTCCAGGCTCCGGCCGAACCCCTCTATGAACCCTGGCCCGACAGCAAGAACAAGGTCTACGACCACCCCGACGAACGGTGGCTCAATCTCCAGTACTCCACATCGATTCCGAGCAATCCATGCTGTACTGGTCTTTACACGGTATCCGCTGCGGCGGCCGGTCAGACCAATAACGCCGGGGACACGACAACGGGGTGGGACCGCTGGGGCTACGTTAACCCCAATACGAAGTTCAGCTTTGAGGGAATCTTCTATACAACGGCTGATTTACGATTTACCGGCGGATATAACTTCTACGGATCCCTGATGGCGCGTGCGATTGGTGACGGTTCGGGATCTGCATCGGGCGGCCTGGAAATCTATTACAAGGACTCCCTCAGTTTTGGAGACCTCGGAATCACCGGTCTCCCCAACACTCTCGTGGATCAGATTATCTTCGATTATTGA
- a CDS encoding prepilin-type N-terminal cleavage/methylation domain-containing protein produces MRRHRHGFTLIEVLVAITIFTILMIAALKVYDQSQRSFILGEQQSDVQQNLRFAFEKVTGELRLAGFDFNHDADAMRPDEQLEGIWPGAIVFRANYDPSNDETKNDSAPTYIDKNDPLFSVVTTTNEEIHAFVLSKDPSQALAGSNEKIEFWADTSKPRDATLTTMANQEKITISNISLTQSKPPYTLYLVTFPDADEPSTPVFTPLASNIFSMKFTYFDQWGVDPTHEIDPMNYDGNEVTGLESDTARKARGYIFNSGTDTPFVKNVVVELTGMVSRPDGDYVDPQDTNNDTKHYRKYTLSGTVQMFNIGVIPHELEDITKPYPPTNLASYPGYCNGILVSFTPSPSSDVTQYVFQWRDSSSTYTQPFPEDDPAHTYYTSSWDFVGTSAWVFLPARLNSFDPTSGQAIFDHFINGVSYTMRAFAIDGAGNYSDDASNESTVILDPNPPKPNPTTTIFSEEVVGTDGFNHAQVVWTTTCGYESCAVTADPNPTNGIRDFLGFRVYRLYEPDDDPNLDGTYDLLAKEQEVRGVRFIDAQACPCEKYGYKVQTVTNCQDNYDDNVCTGGTGISTLSDRVVVTTPDLTADGSEIPVKPAVAYATYENLSMTEEYTVMLHWEPVHKTTPSDLDIDVKKYYIYEAGPLPYGDPVPDMPTDPIDLDGDPSDGYIKPAAIDPNLTSVDFDLTSVIGNRTIPANHRMFYWVRPIFDCSTVVLGEASDPVSVPCYATWSAVITYPANDNDTVTGLVNIQMTLTNPDSVLMDYVKIRIKNQSNNAYVLDTDMVDPDADGIYEAAWDTAALFAGTYEISVTIMDANKCFLELKRYVQILQACTVLITPEDICSDDPRAVCFTIQAPPDKPYFVDAFTFAASANYRLLAVWGTAGTTTYVLWESTHPQGTDISGGLTIGTFTQTNYPADPGLFKLSVPSNLTEYRLIFGDPIDAGTGTLNLYLGQIDLRGATNVANQCVMSTGTVTFDKNNQNDWVSFGTPPVCGGVGNPDVPCCSVPTVYEGGTLLTSGTYYTVNYLNGTITWEPLIPKKGSESHALTIYYFNDVLDITWEYYVCTNIPLLLGP; encoded by the coding sequence ATGAGACGACACAGACACGGCTTTACCCTTATTGAGGTTCTGGTTGCCATCACGATTTTCACCATCCTCATGATTGCTGCCCTGAAGGTCTATGACCAGAGTCAGCGCTCCTTCATTCTGGGTGAACAGCAGTCCGATGTTCAGCAGAATCTTCGCTTTGCCTTTGAAAAAGTTACCGGGGAACTTCGTCTGGCCGGTTTCGATTTCAACCATGACGCCGATGCCATGCGCCCCGATGAACAGCTGGAAGGGATCTGGCCGGGAGCCATTGTCTTCCGTGCGAACTACGATCCTTCCAACGATGAAACCAAAAACGACAGCGCCCCGACGTACATCGACAAGAATGATCCTCTGTTCAGCGTCGTTACAACAACGAACGAGGAAATTCACGCCTTTGTTCTTTCCAAGGATCCTTCACAGGCTCTAGCTGGCAGTAATGAAAAGATCGAATTCTGGGCCGATACATCCAAGCCAAGGGATGCCACGCTCACCACAATGGCAAACCAGGAAAAGATTACGATCAGTAATATTTCCCTGACCCAGAGCAAACCTCCCTATACTCTTTATCTTGTGACTTTTCCCGATGCCGATGAGCCATCCACACCGGTTTTTACGCCGCTGGCCTCTAATATCTTCTCCATGAAATTCACCTACTTCGATCAGTGGGGTGTCGATCCCACCCACGAAATTGACCCCATGAACTACGATGGTAATGAGGTTACCGGCCTGGAAAGCGATACAGCACGAAAGGCAAGGGGCTACATCTTCAATTCCGGAACAGATACTCCCTTTGTGAAAAATGTCGTTGTGGAACTGACCGGCATGGTTTCCCGTCCGGACGGAGACTATGTCGATCCCCAGGACACGAACAACGATACCAAGCACTACAGGAAGTACACTCTTTCCGGAACGGTACAGATGTTCAACATCGGGGTCATTCCCCACGAGCTGGAGGACATCACGAAGCCCTATCCGCCAACTAACCTGGCTTCCTATCCGGGGTATTGCAATGGCATCCTTGTTTCCTTCACCCCGAGTCCATCCAGCGATGTCACGCAGTACGTTTTTCAGTGGCGTGATTCTTCCTCCACCTATACCCAGCCCTTCCCGGAAGATGACCCGGCTCACACCTATTACACTTCCTCGTGGGACTTTGTGGGCACAAGCGCGTGGGTCTTCCTCCCGGCCCGTCTGAACAGTTTTGACCCGACGAGCGGGCAGGCGATCTTTGACCACTTCATCAACGGTGTTTCGTATACGATGCGAGCCTTTGCTATCGATGGTGCGGGGAACTACAGTGACGATGCCTCGAATGAATCGACGGTCATCCTCGATCCCAATCCACCCAAACCCAATCCGACTACCACGATCTTCTCAGAAGAAGTTGTAGGAACCGACGGCTTCAACCATGCTCAGGTGGTATGGACAACGACGTGTGGATACGAATCCTGTGCAGTCACGGCCGACCCCAACCCTACCAATGGAATCCGGGACTTTCTGGGTTTCAGGGTCTACCGGCTCTATGAACCTGACGACGATCCCAACCTGGATGGAACCTACGACCTGCTCGCCAAGGAGCAGGAAGTCAGGGGGGTCCGGTTCATCGATGCTCAGGCCTGTCCCTGCGAGAAATATGGCTATAAGGTCCAGACCGTGACCAATTGCCAGGACAACTACGACGATAACGTCTGTACGGGCGGTACGGGGATTTCTACACTTTCGGACCGGGTGGTGGTTACCACCCCTGACCTTACGGCCGATGGGTCGGAGATCCCAGTCAAGCCTGCCGTGGCGTATGCTACGTACGAAAATCTCAGTATGACGGAGGAATACACGGTCATGCTCCACTGGGAACCTGTCCACAAGACGACTCCCTCCGATCTGGATATCGATGTGAAGAAATACTACATCTACGAAGCCGGGCCTTTGCCTTACGGGGATCCGGTTCCCGACATGCCCACCGATCCGATCGATCTCGACGGTGATCCATCGGACGGATATATCAAACCGGCTGCGATCGATCCGAATCTGACCTCCGTCGATTTTGATCTCACCTCTGTTATCGGCAACCGTACAATCCCTGCAAACCACAGGATGTTCTACTGGGTGCGTCCCATCTTCGACTGCTCTACGGTCGTCCTGGGGGAGGCCAGCGATCCCGTTTCCGTTCCATGCTATGCGACGTGGAGCGCGGTGATCACCTATCCGGCCAACGACAACGATACGGTTACGGGCCTGGTCAATATCCAGATGACCCTGACCAATCCCGATTCGGTCCTGATGGACTATGTAAAGATACGGATCAAAAACCAGTCTAACAATGCCTATGTTCTGGATACAGACATGGTCGATCCCGATGCGGACGGCATCTATGAAGCTGCCTGGGATACGGCGGCACTATTTGCCGGAACCTATGAGATCTCTGTGACGATCATGGATGCCAACAAGTGTTTCCTGGAACTGAAACGGTACGTTCAGATTCTCCAGGCCTGCACGGTTCTTATAACTCCGGAAGACATCTGTTCCGACGATCCACGGGCGGTCTGTTTCACGATCCAGGCTCCGCCGGATAAGCCCTATTTTGTCGATGCCTTCACCTTTGCGGCGTCCGCAAACTATCGGCTCCTGGCTGTCTGGGGTACAGCCGGTACGACGACCTATGTTCTCTGGGAATCCACCCATCCTCAGGGTACCGATATCTCCGGCGGGTTGACGATTGGCACCTTTACCCAGACCAACTATCCGGCGGACCCCGGCCTCTTCAAGCTCTCCGTTCCGTCAAATCTTACGGAATATCGTCTGATTTTCGGTGACCCGATTGATGCCGGAACCGGTACCCTTAACCTCTACCTGGGACAGATCGATCTTCGGGGTGCAACCAATGTCGCCAACCAGTGTGTGATGAGTACCGGAACGGTGACCTTCGACAAAAACAACCAGAACGACTGGGTTTCTTTTGGTACGCCTCCCGTATGCGGAGGAGTGGGAAACCCGGATGTCCCGTGCTGTTCAGTCCCCACCGTGTACGAAGGAGGCACCCTGCTGACATCGGGAACCTATTACACGGTCAACTATCTGAACGGCACGATCACATGGGAGCCCCTGATTCCGAAGAAGGGGTCTGAATCCCATGCCCTTACGATCTACTACTTCAATGATGTTTTGGACATCACGTGGGAATACTATGTCTGCACGAACATCCCGCTTCTACTGGGACCCTGA
- a CDS encoding prepilin-type N-terminal cleavage/methylation domain-containing protein: MKKRTGFTLVEMLVVIVIIGVIVLIAIPQFRNFYVSYKVRTATRMIQADMRSARQTAATRNRPVMVSVYRGPEGYYTKFYQLQDGVPVTSIDDNTKYVQIGNTVHYLPGGIEMKLTDANYTSFTDHIALAADTDTNVDIIFTERGESYDYTGLTFTEPASPTSNPASYTPRITLYVENKTIPNNHYFVALSLSGKVQAISYHSEVF; this comes from the coding sequence ATGAAAAAACGCACAGGATTCACGCTTGTAGAAATGCTGGTGGTCATCGTGATCATCGGCGTGATCGTCCTCATCGCCATTCCCCAGTTTCGAAACTTCTATGTTTCGTATAAGGTACGAACGGCGACACGAATGATCCAGGCCGATATGCGTTCGGCACGGCAGACCGCTGCAACGCGGAACCGCCCGGTCATGGTTTCAGTTTATCGGGGGCCGGAGGGGTATTACACAAAGTTCTACCAGCTCCAGGACGGTGTTCCGGTGACCTCCATCGATGACAATACAAAATATGTGCAGATCGGGAATACCGTTCATTACCTTCCCGGCGGCATCGAAATGAAACTGACGGATGCGAACTATACATCCTTCACCGATCATATCGCGTTGGCGGCCGACACCGATACGAACGTGGACATTATCTTCACCGAGAGGGGAGAGAGTTACGACTATACGGGGCTTACGTTCACGGAACCGGCCAGCCCGACGTCAAACCCGGCCAGTTATACGCCGCGGATTACCCTCTACGTGGAAAATAAGACCATACCCAATAACCACTACTTCGTTGCCCTGTCCCTTTCGGGAAAGGTGCAGGCGATTTCTTACCATTCGGAGGTGTTCTGA
- a CDS encoding ATP-binding protein, with amino-acid sequence MRYLSEIRTFIIAIVGLLIVIAVAGFFVVMRFSEQFTDHYWNESQGIHVLIKTLIESGKDPSEYHHLLLGFVVAGKDGAVLRAYPQGAADFYRKLRPGFPVATSITEIPSLVPGSESTDTLVILSRTSDDRRMVTYHFNPLPAMRRTVLIYFMIIALVATGVPVLTFFFLTGRISKPFRRLILEAEQSPLAPKSFHEDPEFIFQTLQATIRELKQSTLQEQRRADALHVLAQTLSRNLPSGLIVMDNDGNIIRTSPAAETLLSLHPSEEPVHLRGLQERWPVLHRYLDEVHLTRKPLQRLEFEDGSTKFAATIVPLSDEANLPLGTLAIFVDMTEMVRLEEDLRRQRSMAELGVFASGIAHEFRNSLATLRGYLDLFRTKRQDHYLDEVSNEVSLILKVINRFLEFASHHSLVLEPIQLDRLIFQVTERLKTVYPDVHVKLSCADLTIPGDGTLLEQALRNIFENSFQLAKSISIRAGKNEKGDVFVEVEDDGPGIPEELRETLALPFVSGKADGVGLGLAIASKVIQEHDGSMKFSNLQDGGTLCRMILSSGR; translated from the coding sequence ATGCGATACCTTTCTGAAATCAGAACCTTCATTATCGCCATTGTAGGTCTGCTGATCGTTATCGCAGTCGCAGGTTTTTTTGTAGTTATGCGATTCAGTGAGCAGTTTACGGACCATTACTGGAATGAAAGCCAGGGGATCCACGTCCTGATCAAGACCCTGATTGAGAGTGGAAAGGATCCTTCAGAGTACCACCACCTCCTTCTCGGGTTCGTTGTTGCAGGAAAAGATGGGGCAGTCCTGCGCGCCTATCCCCAGGGTGCTGCCGATTTCTATCGGAAGCTCAGGCCGGGGTTTCCGGTCGCGACAAGTATTACCGAGATTCCCTCCCTTGTTCCGGGGAGTGAATCTACCGATACGCTCGTGATCCTTTCCAGGACCTCTGACGATCGACGAATGGTTACCTACCATTTCAATCCGCTTCCCGCCATGCGGCGAACCGTATTAATTTACTTCATGATCATCGCCCTGGTAGCGACAGGGGTTCCCGTCCTGACCTTTTTCTTCCTTACCGGCAGGATCTCGAAACCGTTTCGCAGGTTGATCCTGGAGGCCGAACAGAGTCCTCTTGCTCCCAAGTCCTTCCATGAAGACCCGGAATTTATCTTTCAAACCCTTCAGGCTACGATCCGTGAATTGAAGCAGAGCACGCTCCAGGAACAGCGGAGGGCGGACGCACTCCACGTTCTGGCTCAGACGTTATCCCGGAATCTTCCCAGTGGGCTCATCGTCATGGATAACGATGGAAACATCATTCGGACCAGCCCTGCCGCCGAAACACTCCTTTCGCTTCATCCGTCCGAAGAGCCGGTTCATCTTCGTGGTTTACAGGAGAGGTGGCCGGTGCTGCATCGATATCTGGATGAGGTCCATTTGACGCGAAAGCCTTTACAGAGGCTCGAGTTTGAGGATGGCAGTACCAAGTTTGCCGCCACGATCGTACCCCTTTCGGATGAGGCCAACCTTCCCCTGGGAACGCTGGCCATCTTCGTGGATATGACCGAAATGGTGCGATTAGAAGAGGATCTGCGCCGACAGAGGAGTATGGCGGAACTGGGTGTCTTTGCCTCGGGAATAGCCCATGAATTTCGTAATTCCCTTGCCACGCTCCGGGGATACCTGGATCTCTTTCGTACGAAGCGTCAGGACCACTACCTGGATGAAGTCTCCAATGAAGTATCCCTCATTCTTAAGGTAATCAATCGGTTCCTGGAATTTGCCAGCCACCACAGTCTTGTTCTGGAGCCGATTCAGTTGGATCGACTGATTTTTCAAGTTACGGAGCGTTTGAAAACGGTTTATCCTGACGTCCATGTGAAGCTGTCCTGCGCGGATCTGACCATTCCCGGGGATGGAACTCTTCTGGAACAGGCCCTTCGAAATATTTTCGAAAACAGTTTTCAGCTGGCAAAATCGATAAGCATCCGGGCGGGAAAGAATGAAAAAGGAGACGTCTTTGTAGAGGTTGAAGACGATGGTCCCGGAATACCGGAGGAGCTCCGGGAAACCCTGGCACTTCCCTTTGTTTCGGGAAAGGCTGATGGGGTAGGTCTGGGGCTGGCCATCGCTTCCAAGGTGATCCAGGAACACGATGGGTCCATGAAATTTTCCAATCTGCAAGATGGTGGAACCCTGTGCAGGATGATCCTTTCAAGTGGGAGATAA
- a CDS encoding prepilin peptidase, which translates to MPTLILYLYGLLLGAVIGSFLNVCIHRLPKGESLIRPRSHCPGCKTPILVRHNIPIVSYIVLRGRCPSCGMSISWQYPLVECLTAAAGIGSVYAYGFSVQALTLFLFSCMMIVGVGTDVREKILPDEITLGGTLIGIGLAWAGASVPLLSALWGGLTGSLLFLGLLLGYYLLRGHHGMGFGDVKIMALIGVFLGFPKVLSVVLLGSLLGLIWGLGLILLRQKSFKYALPFGAFLGVAALLILYLDVLWPGMVKNAIPF; encoded by the coding sequence ATGCCGACTCTGATCCTCTATCTTTACGGGCTTCTCCTTGGAGCTGTCATTGGTTCCTTTCTGAATGTCTGCATCCACAGGCTTCCGAAGGGAGAGTCCCTGATTCGTCCCCGCTCCCATTGCCCCGGCTGTAAAACGCCTATCCTCGTGCGGCACAACATCCCGATTGTGAGCTACATCGTCCTGAGAGGCAGGTGTCCCTCCTGCGGAATGTCGATCTCCTGGCAATATCCGCTGGTGGAATGTCTGACCGCCGCGGCCGGAATCGGTTCGGTCTATGCCTATGGTTTCTCTGTCCAGGCTCTTACGCTCTTTCTCTTTTCCTGCATGATGATTGTGGGCGTGGGAACCGATGTGCGAGAGAAGATCCTTCCGGATGAAATTACACTGGGAGGTACCCTGATCGGGATCGGTCTGGCCTGGGCAGGTGCTTCCGTTCCCCTCCTCTCTGCCCTGTGGGGCGGCCTGACCGGAAGTCTTCTCTTTCTTGGACTTCTCCTGGGGTACTACCTGCTGCGAGGCCATCACGGAATGGGTTTTGGAGACGTTAAGATAATGGCTCTGATCGGAGTATTCCTGGGTTTCCCGAAAGTATTGAGTGTCGTTCTTCTGGGTTCCCTCCTGGGACTGATCTGGGGGTTGGGTTTGATTCTCCTCCGTCAAAAGAGTTTTAAATACGCTCTTCCTTTCGGGGCCTTCCTTGGAGTGGCTGCCCTGTTGATCCTCTATCTCGATGTACTATGGCCCGGGATGGTAAAGAATGCGATACCTTTCTGA